A DNA window from Paralichthys olivaceus isolate ysfri-2021 chromosome 3, ASM2471397v2, whole genome shotgun sequence contains the following coding sequences:
- the dmbx2 gene encoding diencephalon/mesencephalon homeobox protein 1-B, with product MNSLNFCGTSSGGVFPLHGASSMLFDLHQQMAEQYHVYSAAGPTVHTLSVAERLAELILEARYGNQQKQRRSRTAFTVSQLQALEKAFQQTQYPDVGMRERLAVCINLPEARIQVWFKNRRAKFRKDQKCSSLSRDNNSLEETPHRRKVAQEEVRPDDKQEVITSCTDRHSSPPPPLLPPPPHVRDVRPPLTPSDSDISRCPLRLHSPPLFPFMTGERYSLPPHQPVVGVLSADLALPPVFWPIIRQHSSTLGVPPSSLTKNCSLSLQTACSSKAVPHPHLGL from the exons ATGAACTCGTTGAATTTCTGCGGGACATCCAGCGGtggagtgtttcctctccacgGTGCCAGCTCCATGCTGTTCGACCTGCACCAGCAGATGGCGGAGCAGTACCACGTTTACTCTGCAGCAGGGCCCACGGTGCACACCCTGTCTGTGGCTGAGAGGCTGGCAG AGCTGATTCTGGAGGCTCGCTATGGGAACCAGCAGAAGCAGCGTCGCAGCCGCACAGCGTTCACAGTGTCCCAGCTGCAGGCTCTGGAGAAAGCCTTCCAACAGACACAGTACCCAGACGTGGGCATGAGAGAGAGGCTGGCTGTTTGCATCAACCTTCCTGAGGCTCGTATTCAG gtgtGGTTCAAGAACAGGAGGGCCAAGTTTCGTAAAGATCAGAAGTGCTCATCGCTCTCCAGAGACAACAACAGTCTGGAGGAGACCCCACACCGCAGGAAGGTGGCTCAGGAAGAAGTGAGGCCTGatgacaaacaggaagtcatcACATCATGCACTGACAGGcacagctctcctcctcctcctcttcttcctcctcctccacatgtCCGGGATGTTCGGCCTCCTCTCACCCCTTCAGACTCTGATATCTCACGGTGCCCCCTCCGACTACACTCCCCTCCACTGTTCCCTTTCATGACAGGGGAGCGCTACAGCCTCCCACCTCACCAGCCGGTTGTAGGAGTGCTGTCCGCCGACCTCGCCCTCCCCCCGGTGTTCTGGCCCATTATACGACAGCATAGCTCCACCCTGGGGGTTCCTCCATCATCGCTTACTAAAAACTGTAGCCTGTCCCTTCAGACTGCTTGTTCCAGTAAAGCTGTACCTCACCCTCACCTGGGGCTGTAA